A window of Amycolatopsis australiensis contains these coding sequences:
- a CDS encoding SapB/AmfS family lanthipeptide, whose amino-acid sequence MELVLDLQAMETPEVLDGGHGGGGGGTSNLSLLASCADSTISLLTCH is encoded by the coding sequence ATGGAACTCGTTCTGGACCTGCAGGCCATGGAGACCCCCGAGGTGCTCGACGGCGGCCACGGTGGCGGTGGCGGCGGCACGTCGAACCTCAGCCTGCTGGCCTCCTGCGCCGACAGCACCATCAGCCTGCTGACCTGCCACTGA
- a CDS encoding ABC transporter ATP-binding protein: MRGPADRLLARVAGLDRARLAAVVGTALVATAAGLLLPGALAAAVDTVVAGRPSWREVSWLLLVGGAEIAADVVGGILTTRVTATASAWLRRTVADKLFALGTRSRLAEGDAISRLTGDCVGAGAIVTIVVQCGSMLIISTGAVVLLAVLDWHLALVFLGSIPFALLLARSHLRRTADDVLTYQRVSGELAARMVDAVAGLRTIAASGTADREAERVLRPLPKLRLAGQGLWRTQARMVWRAGLLTPAVELSVLAAAGFGVLEGRLSVGDVVATLGYVALGLGLVTQIPLLTTLSRARGCAERLAEVLDEPEPVPGKLSLLRGDGTIELRHVGVAGALAEIDLRIDGGTFVAVVGRSGSGKSALTGVLGGLLTPDEGQVLLDGRPLEQIRREELRAVVGYAFERPALLGATVADAVGYGSWAGESAVRSACRTAQVDEVVVRLPDGYRTPLTETPLSGGEAQRLGLARAIVHNPRVLIFDDATASLDTVTEAAVERALSDALPGRTRVVVTHRAGTAARADLVVWLEDGRIRAVAPHAALWQEPGYRGVFTEDDE; this comes from the coding sequence ATGCGCGGCCCCGCCGATCGGTTGCTGGCCAGAGTGGCCGGCCTCGACCGCGCCCGGCTGGCCGCCGTCGTCGGCACCGCGCTGGTCGCCACCGCGGCCGGTCTCCTCCTGCCCGGCGCGCTCGCGGCCGCGGTCGACACCGTGGTCGCGGGCCGCCCGAGCTGGCGCGAAGTGTCCTGGCTGCTGCTGGTCGGCGGCGCGGAGATCGCGGCCGACGTCGTCGGCGGCATCCTGACCACCCGAGTCACCGCGACGGCGTCCGCCTGGCTGCGCCGCACGGTCGCCGACAAGCTGTTCGCGTTGGGCACTCGGTCACGCCTCGCCGAGGGCGACGCGATCAGCCGCCTCACCGGCGACTGCGTCGGCGCCGGCGCCATCGTCACGATCGTCGTCCAGTGCGGCTCGATGCTGATCATCTCGACCGGCGCCGTCGTGCTGCTCGCCGTGCTGGACTGGCACCTGGCGCTCGTCTTCCTGGGCAGCATCCCGTTCGCGCTGCTGCTCGCCCGCAGCCACCTCCGCCGCACCGCCGACGACGTCCTCACCTACCAGCGGGTTTCCGGTGAGCTGGCGGCCCGGATGGTCGACGCGGTCGCCGGCCTGCGCACCATCGCCGCGTCCGGCACCGCCGACCGCGAAGCCGAGCGAGTCCTCCGCCCCCTGCCGAAGCTGAGGCTCGCCGGTCAGGGCCTCTGGCGCACCCAGGCCCGGATGGTCTGGCGAGCGGGTCTCCTGACCCCGGCGGTCGAGCTGTCCGTGCTGGCCGCGGCGGGCTTCGGCGTACTCGAAGGCAGACTCAGCGTCGGCGACGTCGTGGCGACGCTCGGCTACGTCGCCCTCGGCCTCGGGCTGGTCACCCAGATCCCGCTGCTCACCACGCTGTCTCGGGCGCGCGGCTGCGCCGAGCGGCTCGCCGAGGTTCTCGACGAGCCCGAACCCGTGCCCGGCAAGCTCTCGCTCCTGCGCGGCGACGGCACCATCGAGCTTCGGCACGTCGGCGTCGCGGGTGCGCTGGCCGAAATCGACCTGCGCATCGACGGCGGCACGTTCGTCGCCGTCGTCGGCCGTTCCGGCTCGGGCAAGTCCGCGCTGACCGGCGTGCTCGGCGGTCTGCTCACACCCGACGAGGGTCAGGTCCTGCTCGACGGTCGCCCGCTCGAGCAGATCCGCCGCGAGGAACTGCGCGCGGTCGTCGGCTACGCCTTCGAACGCCCGGCGCTGCTCGGCGCCACGGTCGCCGACGCAGTCGGGTACGGCTCCTGGGCCGGGGAGTCCGCCGTCCGCAGCGCCTGCCGGACCGCGCAGGTCGACGAGGTCGTCGTCCGCCTGCCCGACGGTTACCGCACGCCGTTGACGGAGACACCGCTTTCAGGCGGCGAGGCCCAGCGGCTCGGCCTGGCCCGAGCGATCGTGCACAACCCGCGCGTCCTGATCTTCGACGACGCCACCGCCAGCCTCGACACGGTCACCGAGGCCGCGGTCGAGCGTGCCCTGTCCGACGCGCTGCCCGGACGCACGCGCGTCGTCGTGACCCACCGGGCGGGCACCGCCGCCCGCGCCGACCTGGTGGTCTGGCTCGAGGACGGCCGGATCCGCGCGGTCGCCCCGCACGCCGCCCTCTGGCAGGAGCCCGGCTACCGAGGTGTCTTCACGGAGGACGACGAGTGA